The Georgenia sp. TF02-10 genome window below encodes:
- a CDS encoding CCA tRNA nucleotidyltransferase, which translates to MPSPRTAGPPSELRRTALAALAALPPAVAELGRTFAGAGHELALVGGSVRDAVLGAVSHDLDFATSARPEETERLLRAWGDACWDIGKEFGTIGARRGDVVVEVTTYRTEDYEVGSRKPVVRYGDTLEGDLSRRDFTVNALAVRLPQLELVDPHGGLTDLAEHVLRTPVGAEQSFDDDPLRIMRAARFAAQLGFDVAEDVMRAMSAMAARLEIVSAERVRDELTRLVTARWPRRGLELMVYTGVAEVVLPELAQLQHTVDEHKRHKDVYEHTLTVLDQAIALETGPDGPVPAPDLVLRLAAVMHDVGKPATRRFEPGGGVSFHHHETVGAKLTARRLKALRFDKQTVRDVSRLVELHLRFHGYGDGAWTDSAVRRYVTDAGPLLERLHRLTRADSTTRNQRKALRLQAAYDDLEERIARLREQEELRAIRPELDGQEIMAILGVPAGPVVGEAYRFLLDLRMERGVIGKDAATEALLAWWAARD; encoded by the coding sequence GTGCCCTCCCCCCGCACCGCCGGCCCCCCGTCCGAGCTCCGCCGCACCGCGCTGGCCGCGCTGGCGGCGCTGCCGCCCGCCGTCGCCGAGCTCGGCCGGACCTTCGCCGGTGCCGGGCACGAGCTGGCGCTGGTCGGCGGGTCGGTCCGCGACGCCGTCCTCGGGGCCGTCTCGCACGACCTGGACTTCGCCACCTCCGCCCGGCCGGAGGAGACCGAGCGGCTGCTGAGGGCCTGGGGGGACGCCTGCTGGGACATCGGCAAGGAGTTCGGCACCATCGGCGCCCGCCGCGGCGACGTGGTCGTGGAGGTCACCACCTACCGCACCGAGGACTACGAGGTCGGCTCCCGCAAGCCGGTGGTGCGCTACGGCGACACCCTCGAGGGGGACCTGTCCCGCCGGGACTTCACCGTCAACGCCCTGGCCGTGCGGCTGCCCCAGCTTGAGCTCGTCGACCCGCACGGCGGGCTGACCGACCTGGCCGAGCACGTGCTGCGCACCCCGGTGGGCGCCGAGCAGTCCTTCGACGACGACCCGCTGCGGATCATGCGGGCCGCCCGGTTCGCCGCCCAGCTCGGGTTCGACGTCGCCGAGGACGTGATGCGGGCCATGTCCGCGATGGCCGCCCGGCTGGAGATCGTCTCCGCCGAGCGGGTCCGCGACGAGCTCACCCGGCTGGTCACCGCCCGCTGGCCCCGCCGCGGCCTGGAGCTGATGGTCTACACCGGCGTGGCCGAGGTCGTGCTGCCCGAGCTGGCCCAGCTCCAGCACACCGTGGACGAGCACAAGCGGCACAAGGACGTCTACGAGCACACCCTCACCGTCCTGGACCAGGCGATCGCGCTGGAGACCGGGCCGGACGGGCCGGTGCCGGCCCCGGACCTGGTCCTGCGGCTGGCCGCGGTCATGCACGACGTCGGCAAGCCCGCCACCCGCCGCTTCGAGCCCGGCGGCGGAGTCAGCTTCCACCACCACGAGACGGTCGGCGCGAAGCTCACCGCCCGCCGGCTCAAGGCGCTGCGGTTCGACAAGCAGACGGTCCGGGACGTCTCCCGGCTGGTCGAGCTGCACCTGCGGTTCCACGGCTACGGCGACGGCGCCTGGACCGACTCGGCGGTGCGGCGCTACGTGACCGACGCCGGGCCGCTGCTCGAGCGGCTGCACCGGCTCACCCGCGCCGACTCCACCACCCGCAACCAGCGCAAGGCCCTGCGGCTGCAGGCCGCCTACGACGACCTCGAGGAGCGGATCGCCCGGCTGCGGGAGCAGGAAGAGCTCCGGGCCATCCGGCCCGAGCTCGACGGCCAGGAGATCATGGCCATCCTCGGCGTGCCGGCCGGGCCGGTGGTCGGGGAGGCCTACCGGTTCCTGCTCGACCTGCGGATGGAGCGCGGCGTGATCGGCAAGGACGCCGCGACGGAGGCGCTGCTGGCCTGGTGGGCCGCCCGGGACTGA
- a CDS encoding MFS transporter has protein sequence MSILSDLRTLAVNDGFRKLFAVRLVSQCGDGMFQIGLATLFFFSPERMATAGSVAAAFAVLLLPFTVVGPFAGPLLDRWRRRQVLAYGNAVRVVLTVVLALLMVTVGVGPVVYVLALVTLGVNRFLLAALSAGLPRVVPREHLLMANALTPTLGAVSAVVGAGVGLLIGWFAPASRVEDGVVLATAAAFFAVASGLALRLRPGQLGPGSQPAAGLWVQLRATAAEMVDGARYLVARRTPGLALGVMAVHRFLYGMNFIALLLISRNLLNSPADAGAGLASFALLTGVSFAGNGLAIVLTPLAYTRMHASTWVVVCLAAAGLSQALLTTAPARGVLVVSAVLLGVGVQGAKIAVDTIVQRDTDDSFRGRAFALYDVLYNAAFVAAAALAAVALPDTGWSRAAFVVLTAVYLVTAAVYRSATTRRGDRPAPVLAAEHP, from the coding sequence GTGAGCATCCTCTCCGACCTGCGCACCCTCGCGGTCAACGACGGCTTCCGGAAGCTCTTCGCCGTCCGGCTGGTCTCCCAGTGCGGCGACGGGATGTTCCAGATCGGGCTGGCCACCCTGTTCTTCTTCAGCCCCGAGCGGATGGCCACGGCCGGCTCGGTGGCCGCGGCGTTCGCCGTCCTGCTGCTGCCGTTCACGGTCGTCGGCCCGTTCGCCGGGCCGCTGCTGGACCGGTGGCGCCGGCGTCAGGTGCTGGCCTACGGCAACGCGGTGCGGGTGGTCCTCACCGTGGTGCTCGCGCTGCTCATGGTCACCGTGGGCGTCGGGCCGGTGGTGTACGTCCTCGCCCTGGTCACGCTCGGCGTCAACCGGTTCCTGCTCGCCGCGCTGTCCGCCGGGCTGCCGCGGGTCGTGCCGCGCGAGCACCTGCTGATGGCCAACGCCCTCACCCCCACCCTGGGTGCGGTCTCGGCGGTCGTCGGGGCCGGCGTCGGCCTGCTCATCGGCTGGTTCGCCCCGGCCAGCCGGGTCGAGGACGGCGTCGTCCTGGCGACGGCGGCCGCGTTCTTCGCGGTGGCGTCCGGGCTCGCGCTGCGCCTCCGGCCGGGCCAGCTGGGGCCGGGGTCGCAGCCGGCCGCGGGGCTGTGGGTGCAGCTCCGGGCGACGGCGGCGGAGATGGTCGACGGCGCCCGGTACCTGGTGGCCCGGCGCACCCCGGGGCTGGCGCTCGGGGTGATGGCGGTCCACCGGTTCCTGTACGGGATGAACTTCATCGCTCTGCTGCTGATCTCCCGCAACCTGCTCAACAGCCCGGCCGACGCGGGCGCCGGGCTGGCCAGCTTCGCGCTGCTGACCGGGGTCTCCTTCGCCGGGAACGGGCTGGCGATCGTGCTCACGCCGCTGGCCTACACCCGGATGCACGCCTCCACCTGGGTGGTGGTGTGCCTGGCCGCGGCGGGCCTGAGCCAGGCGCTGCTGACCACGGCGCCGGCGCGCGGGGTCCTCGTGGTCTCCGCGGTGCTCCTCGGGGTGGGGGTGCAGGGCGCGAAGATCGCGGTGGACACCATCGTCCAGCGGGACACCGACGACTCCTTCCGGGGCCGGGCCTTCGCCCTCTACGACGTGCTGTACAACGCGGCGTTCGTCGCCGCGGCGGCGCTGGCCGCGGTCGCGCTGCCGGACACCGGCTGGTCCCGGGCGGCGTTCGTGGTGCTGACGGCGGTCTACCTGGTCACCGCGGCCGTCTACCGGTCGGCGACCACCCGCCGCGGGGACCGGCCGGCGCCGGTGCTGGCCGCCGAGCACCCCTGA
- a CDS encoding cation-translocating P-type ATPase: MTDAPRPAPAARPPSATATADPDPSLRDAADVARDLGVDPDTGLTSAEATRRLEADGPNELRSAPPVPLWRKVLGQLQDPLVYLLLLAIVISVAAWAAEGASGLPVDAIVIAAVVILNAVLGLVQESRAADAVAALRTMTQATSTVLRDGELRTVPAAELVRGDVLVLGEGDAVGADARLLTATALRVSEASLTGESAPVTKNPATLPGPAPLGDRLDMLFRGTAVAQGVGRAVVTSTGMATQMGAIAEMLEATEADPSPLQREIAGVSKLLGITVVVIAVVVMVVTALVNDVSSPADLVTVLLLGVSLAVAAVPEGLPAILSVVLAIGVQRMARRNAVVKKLHSVETLGSASVIASDKTGTLTRNEMTIERVVSASGEAEVTGAGYRPDGEVLADGEPLGDGALLTEARLVLAGGALASNAQLAERDGEWEVQGDPTEAAFLVAARKLAPAAAELDRFRRRAEVPFTSERKMMSALEEKVADGGRVLMAKGAPDVLLGRCTRVRVGEEVVPLDDARRTEFLGAVERLSGQALRTLAVAYLPSAETGDRVAGDEVDESVERDLVFVGVAGIIDPPRTEAARAVDEAHRAGVRVMMITGDHPATAQRIAADLGIVEPGARVVTGAELDRLDDAGLRDVTREVSVYARVAPQNKLQIVDALQADGQVVAMTGDGVNDAPALKSADIGVAMGITGTEVTKEAGTMVLGDDNFATIVAAVRQGRVIFDNIKKFLRYLLSSNMGEVFSVFLGVVLAGAIGLAGADDEAVVVPLLATQILWINLVTDSGPALAMGVDPEIDDVMARPPRPVTERIIDRRMWTGVLAIGLVMGVASLLTIDIFLPGGLVAGEDSLEVARTAGFTTLVFAQLFNVFNSRSETTSAFHRLFVNRWLWGAVALAAVLQLAVVEVPFLQVAFGTAPLDLEHWAISLAMASSVLWFDELRKLVWRARHRG; the protein is encoded by the coding sequence GTGACCGACGCCCCGCGACCCGCCCCGGCCGCCCGGCCGCCGTCGGCAACGGCCACCGCGGACCCGGACCCGTCGCTGCGCGACGCCGCCGACGTCGCCCGCGACCTCGGCGTCGACCCGGACACCGGGCTGACCTCCGCCGAGGCCACCCGCCGGCTCGAGGCCGACGGCCCCAACGAGCTGCGCTCCGCCCCGCCGGTGCCGCTGTGGCGCAAGGTCCTCGGCCAGCTCCAGGACCCGCTGGTCTACCTGCTGCTGCTCGCCATCGTCATCTCGGTCGCCGCGTGGGCGGCGGAGGGGGCGAGCGGGCTCCCGGTCGACGCGATCGTCATCGCCGCCGTCGTGATCCTCAACGCCGTGCTCGGCCTCGTCCAGGAGAGCCGCGCCGCCGACGCGGTCGCCGCCCTGCGCACCATGACCCAGGCCACCTCGACGGTCCTGCGCGACGGCGAGCTGCGCACCGTCCCCGCCGCCGAGCTCGTCCGTGGCGACGTCCTCGTCCTCGGCGAGGGCGACGCCGTCGGCGCCGACGCCCGGCTGCTCACCGCCACCGCCCTGCGGGTGTCCGAGGCGTCCCTGACCGGGGAGAGCGCCCCGGTGACGAAGAACCCGGCCACCCTGCCCGGGCCGGCCCCGCTCGGCGACCGGCTCGACATGTTGTTCCGGGGCACCGCCGTCGCCCAGGGCGTCGGCCGCGCCGTCGTGACGAGCACCGGCATGGCCACCCAGATGGGCGCGATCGCCGAGATGCTCGAGGCCACCGAGGCCGACCCCTCGCCGCTGCAGCGGGAGATCGCCGGGGTGAGCAAGCTCCTCGGGATCACCGTCGTGGTCATCGCCGTGGTCGTCATGGTGGTCACCGCCCTGGTCAACGACGTCTCCTCGCCGGCCGACCTGGTCACCGTCCTGCTCCTCGGCGTCTCCCTCGCCGTCGCCGCCGTGCCGGAGGGCCTGCCGGCGATCCTGTCGGTGGTCCTCGCCATCGGGGTGCAGCGGATGGCACGCCGCAACGCCGTCGTCAAGAAGCTCCACTCGGTGGAGACGCTGGGGTCCGCGTCGGTCATCGCCTCGGACAAGACCGGCACGCTGACCCGCAACGAGATGACCATCGAGCGGGTGGTCAGCGCCTCGGGGGAGGCGGAGGTCACCGGCGCCGGGTACCGGCCGGACGGGGAGGTGCTGGCCGACGGCGAGCCGCTCGGCGACGGGGCGCTGCTCACCGAGGCCCGGCTCGTCCTCGCCGGCGGCGCGCTGGCGTCCAACGCCCAGCTCGCCGAGCGGGACGGGGAGTGGGAGGTCCAGGGCGACCCGACCGAGGCGGCGTTCCTGGTCGCCGCCCGCAAGCTCGCCCCCGCCGCCGCCGAGCTGGACCGGTTCCGCCGCCGCGCCGAGGTCCCCTTCACCTCCGAGCGCAAGATGATGTCCGCCCTGGAGGAGAAGGTCGCCGACGGCGGCCGGGTGCTGATGGCCAAGGGCGCCCCGGACGTCCTGCTCGGCCGGTGCACCCGGGTGCGGGTGGGCGAGGAGGTCGTGCCGCTCGACGACGCCCGGCGCACCGAGTTCCTCGGCGCCGTGGAGCGGCTCTCCGGCCAGGCGCTGCGCACCCTCGCCGTCGCCTACCTGCCCTCGGCGGAGACCGGCGACCGGGTGGCCGGGGACGAGGTCGACGAGTCCGTCGAGCGTGACCTGGTCTTCGTCGGGGTCGCCGGGATCATCGACCCGCCGCGCACCGAGGCGGCCCGCGCCGTCGACGAGGCCCACCGGGCCGGCGTGCGGGTCATGATGATCACCGGGGACCACCCGGCGACGGCGCAGCGCATCGCCGCGGACCTCGGCATCGTCGAGCCGGGGGCCCGGGTGGTCACCGGCGCGGAGCTGGACCGGCTGGACGACGCCGGGCTGCGGGACGTCACCCGCGAGGTCTCGGTGTACGCGCGGGTCGCGCCGCAGAACAAGCTGCAGATCGTCGACGCGCTGCAGGCCGACGGGCAGGTCGTGGCGATGACCGGCGACGGCGTCAACGACGCCCCGGCGCTGAAGTCCGCCGACATCGGGGTGGCGATGGGCATCACCGGGACGGAGGTGACGAAGGAGGCCGGCACCATGGTCCTCGGCGACGACAACTTCGCCACCATCGTCGCCGCGGTGCGGCAGGGCCGGGTCATCTTCGACAACATCAAGAAGTTCCTGCGCTACCTGCTCTCGTCGAACATGGGCGAGGTCTTCAGCGTGTTCCTCGGGGTGGTGCTCGCCGGGGCGATCGGCCTGGCCGGGGCCGACGACGAGGCGGTGGTGGTGCCGCTGCTCGCCACCCAGATCCTGTGGATCAACCTGGTGACCGACTCCGGGCCTGCGCTGGCGATGGGCGTGGACCCGGAGATCGACGACGTGATGGCCCGCCCGCCGCGGCCGGTGACCGAGCGGATCATCGACCGGCGGATGTGGACCGGGGTGCTGGCCATCGGGCTGGTGATGGGGGTGGCGTCGCTGCTGACCATCGACATCTTCCTGCCCGGCGGGCTGGTCGCCGGCGAGGACAGCCTGGAGGTGGCGAGGACGGCCGGGTTCACCACCCTGGTGTTCGCCCAGCTGTTCAACGTCTTCAACTCCCGCTCGGAGACGACCAGCGCGTTCCACCGGCTGTTCGTGAACAGGTGGCTGTGGGGCGCCGTGGCGCTCGCCGCGGTGCTGCAGCTTGCCGTGGTCGAGGTGCCGTTCCTGCAGGTGGCGTTCGGCACCGCGCCGCTGGACCTGGAGCACTGGGCGATCTCGCTGGCGATGGCCTCGTCGGTGCTGTGGTTCGACGAGCTGCGCAAGCTGGTGTGGCGGGCGCGGCACCGGGGGTGA
- a CDS encoding NUDIX hydrolase: MPAVFPVPRPHLPRPRARLVGARASGLPVVDETSAGGLVVDVVEGRAYTAVIARRNRAGRLEWCLPKGHLEGSETPPEAAVREIAEETGIRGRVLRHLATIDYWFAGTDRRVHKVVHHFLLEAVGGELTTENDPDHEAEEVAWVALSEVAARLAYPNERRVVGTARDVLAGRA; the protein is encoded by the coding sequence ATGCCCGCCGTCTTCCCCGTCCCACGGCCGCACCTGCCGCGGCCGCGGGCCCGGCTGGTCGGGGCACGGGCCTCCGGGCTGCCGGTGGTGGACGAGACCTCGGCCGGCGGGCTGGTCGTCGACGTGGTGGAGGGCCGGGCGTACACCGCCGTCATCGCCCGCCGGAACCGGGCCGGGCGGCTGGAGTGGTGCCTGCCCAAGGGGCACCTGGAGGGGTCGGAGACGCCGCCGGAGGCCGCGGTGCGGGAGATCGCCGAGGAGACCGGCATCCGCGGGCGGGTGCTGCGCCACCTGGCCACCATCGACTACTGGTTCGCCGGCACCGACCGGCGGGTGCACAAGGTCGTCCACCACTTCCTGCTGGAGGCCGTCGGCGGGGAGCTGACCACGGAGAACGACCCGGACCACGAGGCGGAGGAGGTCGCCTGGGTGGCGCTGTCGGAGGTCGCCGCGCGCCTGGCCTACCCCAACGAGCGGCGGGTCGTCGGCACGGCGCGGGACGTGCTGGCCGGCCGCGCATGA